The following nucleotide sequence is from Channa argus isolate prfri chromosome 9, Channa argus male v1.0, whole genome shotgun sequence.
ctgcaaacatcatagtccatggagattcttgtctaacctcatctgtgagtctgtccatcaccagagcaaacaagaaggggctcagagccgatccttgatgcagacccacctccaccttgaactcctctgtcacacctacagcacctcaccactgtcttacagctctcatacatgtcctgcaccactctaacatacttctctgccactgcagacgtcctcatacaaaaccacagctcctctctctgcaccctgacatacgctttctctaaatctacgaagacacaattcAACTCCCTCTGaacttctctgtacttctccatcagcatcctcaaagcaaatactgcatctgttagactctttctaggcatgaaaccatattgacaggtgccaggagtgtgatgggaagatggaaggagaactttgaagagttgatatgaggaaaatgaaagggaacgaagagtagaagaggtgactggtgtggagcaggaagtagcaaagattagtaagagtgaagtgaggaggacgttgaagaggatgaagagtggaaaggcagttggtcctgatgacatacctgtggaggtatggaagtgtctaggagaggtggcagtagagtttctgactagtttgtctaacaagatcttggagagtgagaggatgctgaggactggaggagaagtgtactggtgcccatttttcagaataagggagatgagcagagctgtagcaactacagaggaataaagctgatgaaccaaacaatgaagttgtttCATTAGTCATTTACATAATTCACTGTGACGACCCCTGAGagggaacagctgaaatgaAAGCAGCATAAAAATATGACCTCACTGTACTAACGAATAATGAAAATCTGATGGAAATTTCAATGCTACAAACCTCTTAAtgtgactttgttttctttttatttatgaataaatgtctgagaaaaagacacagactGAACTTTGTGTGTCATGTCTTAAATAATGCTGTTTGGTGGAGAATTGCCCACAGTTACAACCCCTGAAATGTGTCACTTCCTCTAAAGCTAAAGCACAAAGAGACTGAAACCAAATAAACCTTCATTGTGCAGAATTCTCTACAGGGAGACAGTCGTCCACTCTACGAATAATGGAGGAAATATATGCCAATGTTGAATATGACAAGTCTGTTAACTCAAAACCTTCAACTGATCAGACAGGTGAAACTCTTCAGTCAGATTTAgaagctgatttgtttttctgttaatctGTTATTTCTGTTGTAAGATTCACTGATCATTTTACTTTCCAGCTCCCAGAAGTTCTGAGAGGAGATTTCACGGAGCTGTTGTtctctgtctggggctgctgagtGTTGTCCTGTTGGCTGGACTCATCAGCCTCggtgtccactgtgagtctgGTTTTCTTCAGTCAACATCAGCGTTAAGAATGATTTTCaagaacattttcctttttagactgtaaaaaatgtgtcaCATGTTTAAGAGtttcattttttctctgttgctGTGGATTTATTCTGCTGTGTCTTAGTCttatgtggttttaatgttatatCTGTATAAGAGTTTTTCCTAGTTTTTAAACtattgtaaaaacacaacattgacCACAACATACAGAACGGAAAATGCATGTAGTGCGTATAAAATTAGACAAAGAGGAACTGAAATTCTGTCTCACTTCAGATGTAATCTAAGTTTGATACTTCACATAATTCAGGACGTAGAAAAATGCACTGAAGGTTTAATGTTGTACAATGATATTACATGTATCGAGATTAAATTGGGGGGAATCAGAATGTTGTGTCTCACACACGTGACTCCTCATTGTTTCAGATCATTACTCAGTCCGTGTTGCAGCTCCAGATCTCTCCACCATCGAagccaacctgactgagcttctCCAGGACAGTAAGAACAAAGTGTCTTCACTGGCTGCAGAGAAGAACCAGCTGAATGCCAGTCTCATTGAAAAAATTGAAGAGCTGAACAGGCTTCAGAGTTTGTCTAAACAGAGTTAGTGTGGACCTGAAtgcttttgtttatgtatttgtacttttttaaagattAGGTCCTAAAAAACATGGTTTCAAAATGTCACCACCTGACAACATGATTTACTGTTTGCAGCTTTCAAGTTTGTAaggctgacccctgtccaccataACATTTAAACCAGTGTGGTGGTATTCATGTTGTAATAATTCCCTACAAAAATACCTCTTCAATCTTCATATTTTACCTCCTAACATCTTTAGCAACATATGGAGCTGTGTCTTGACTTATTGTGTCTTGTGTTACATTGCAGAGAAAActtgtcctgcaggatggaCGATTTTCAGCTCGTCCTGTTATTTCCTCTCCAGTGACTCTGGTTCTTGGACAAGAGGCAGCGAGGACTGTAGAAACAGAGCAGCACATCTGGTGGTTATAAAGAGTGATGAGGAACAGGTGCAGagtttttatctgtgtttgcatGACAGAGAAATAATGAAGTAatgttcacttttaaaaaattagaATCAAATTTAGAGTCATTAGTTTAGGTATTTAGTTATAATTCCAACCTTTCTTTTACACTTTTCTAAGCTCATtatatttaatacttttgtttgtattgAACAGAAATTCATCTCTGAATTGACCAATTTGGCAGCATGGATTGGTTTGActgacaaagaagaagaggggaCCTGGAAATGGATCGATGGAACTGCACTGATTTTGAAGTAAGACAGAAACGTGCtctgatttaaataaatctggtcataatgtgtgtgtggaacCATCATCAGCTATTTACAATATGAGgaataatactttattgatccttgAGCCcactgaaaataatgaattaaacccCTAATTAGgtcctttgtgtgttttgggtttttgttcGGCTGCATTACGAAGGAGCATCCAATCAGTTTGGTTACATCTTCCTTTTAATTGTcacacaaaatggaaataaaagctgaaatgttgatctcttgtctcatattcatcttttgatgttaaacctaaatgttttcagtctatagcaaaaataaaggaataggcctcactgttccaatacttttgggtACGCTGTATATAAAGCAACTCAATAGCAGGtatacaatgacatttttagcAGCTTTGAGCCTGGCTCAGACTTCCTGTCTCAGTTGGCACAAGCTCAACACTGGCCTAGTGACACAGAGCACTTCCTGTTTAGTAAATTCTATCTGcagcatttttgtcttttgcaggggcttttacatttgctgcatttctatGTTATAGTGCATTTCCTTGTTGCTTGGCTCAGACTGTACCATCATTTTTACTGCAGACAACATTTGATACACCGCTTGTGgcgtttttgtttggttttctttagcttttggAATGAGAACCAGCCTGATGATGGGGGAATTCCAAAGTCCAAGGAAGAAGACTGTGCACATGTCAAAGCTGAGACTGCACAGTGGAATGACCTCCCCTGTGAAACTCCTCAGAgatggatctgtgagaaaaaagaCTGAATGTGTTGACGTCATACATTTGataatgttttacagtgtagGTTTGAGTCATGTGCTGTCTTtagttaatgtgtgtgtctgtccactGACTCATTCATGGTATTTTTATACTTGTGGTAAAATCACGTTATACTTTGCTGGTCTGTGCAggtgcaaaacacaacaaaagactTAACAGACCAACTTTTAACATTACAGAACAGGGGATGTCTGATTTCACTGAGGTTGATATAGGTAGTCGTGGATAACTGGTACCATGAAtggttgtttggttttgtgttcGATGTAGCTCTCGGccttagagagaaaaaaaaaaggctcagaACATACCATTAAATGGTTTTGGATTATTCTAATCTTTTTGAAGGTTTTTCTTTGGTCTTATGATGAACAAGCTATTTACAATATGCGCATAcactttaaaaatgactaaaattgtCCGTAACGTTTAAACAACATCTGGAGTAAACTCAGACAAATTGGCATCTTTTAAACTTCTGGGTGTAAGTGTGTGAATTAATGCTGACCAAACAGAGTCTGCATATTCTGAGCTGCAGTGAGAGAAgtgtaaaaatattcagttctctcatgtataaaatgtaacacTGTTTAATTTGAATAGAAGCTCTGACCAATGGAAAGCCAGGAGCAGCAAAACATTTGACTGATCTCATATGTATTGCTCTTAATATAACTGCTTAAATCTCAAAATCCAGTGGGGGTGAACAGAGCGAGATGAGTAAGATGAACAGAGTGAGAGTTTAGGAGTTCGATTGTACCTAACAGTGGCATCCTGTAGCCATGTGAATTATAATTCTTATCTGTCAGAAGAAAAAGCTTTACAATGCTTCAAACCCTCCTGAGGGGCATCAGGGGTTTTGGGCAACTTTCCAATGACTAATGTCCTAAACTGCATGTCGTATAATGGACAGATAGAAGCAAGTGTTTCATTTCCTCATATTTACAGTGTCTTGTGTTTTACAAGTATGTTACGTGGTAGATGATTGGGCACCATtacaacatatcaaatattagctcatttcaACTTAGATGacaacaacacatctcaaaaaagatGGAatgggcaacaaaaggctggaaaagtaattgcttcAAATCAAGAACAAATTGATTTGAAGCATTTGAcaacaacaggtcagtaacatgactgggtctGGACTGgaaaaggagcattttagagaggcagagcctcttgaatgtgAAGATGGGCAGAGGGTCACCAACCTgtgatatttgaaaatgtttttcaatataaaattgtgaagatcccaccatctacagtatataatatcgtCAAAAGATTccgagaatcaggaggaatctctgtgcacatggGACAAGGCCACAGGTCAAAAATAAGTCACTCTTCATAAGTCtctactctgattggctgggggaattaataataaatattctttCACAGTGGGTATACAGTGATCTGTAAGCTGGAGTCTGTGTCCGTAGTCTGCACAGCTGTCTCTCTCCCCACACACTGACTTGTCTGCGGCTGTGTCTGTGGTTAAACGCTGTCTTTTGTGGAAATGCAACTCTTTAAATAAGTTGTGAGGTTGTAAGGTTGGAGCAACTGCTGAAATGCAGCTGGGTTGTGGGGTTAACATGCTGTACCTTCTTCTAGTCTATAAGCACTACTTGTCACGAAATTAGTATTTGGTGtttaaggacccaagtaaggagacggcaagtgGAGGTTTCAAACTAAAAGGGGTTTATTGTGGGGACATGGTTGTGTATGCACAGCGCATTAAAGGTCCTCAAAGACATGATCAGTGGGGAAACGACACCTCCACTGGCACCAGGCACCAAAATTATGACCTGCCGTTCACGAACGCGCAGGTTCTAAGAGACGATTCTTTGTAGTGAACGAGAAGAGACGACTTTTCAACAGCTACTGCTGAGAATCCATGCAGACATTGGCGGGACTTTATTTTGATG
It contains:
- the LOC137132671 gene encoding CD209 antigen-like protein C isoform X2, whose translation is MEEIYANVEYDKSVNSKPSTDQTAPRSSERRFHGAVVLCLGLLSVVLLAGLISLGVHYHYSVRVAAPDLSTIEANLTELLQDKKTCPAGWTIFSSSCYFLSSDSGSWTRGSEDCRNRAAHLVVIKSDEEQKFISELTNLAAWIGLTDKEEEGTWKWIDGTALILNFWNENQPDDGGIPKSKEEDCAHVKAETAQWNDLPCETPQRWICEKKD
- the LOC137132671 gene encoding CD209 antigen-like protein C isoform X1; the protein is MEEIYANVEYDKSVNSKPSTDQTAPRSSERRFHGAVVLCLGLLSVVLLAGLISLGVHYHYSVRVAAPDLSTIEANLTELLQDSKNKVSSLAAEKNQLNASLIEKIEELNRLQSLSKQKKTCPAGWTIFSSSCYFLSSDSGSWTRGSEDCRNRAAHLVVIKSDEEQKFISELTNLAAWIGLTDKEEEGTWKWIDGTALILNFWNENQPDDGGIPKSKEEDCAHVKAETAQWNDLPCETPQRWICEKKD